In Phragmites australis chromosome 24, lpPhrAust1.1, whole genome shotgun sequence, the following are encoded in one genomic region:
- the LOC133906950 gene encoding uncharacterized protein LOC133906950 isoform X2: protein MHGWREGGGGEGCGRRRRLVLHMWPAARVEAEAPPPLAQGPATVPSRSSVSSSPRTTACPQAAPAWKQERVDSPRPLSPDSFTKDGREVRVGDCAIFRAVDVPPFIGLIRWVEKKEEGYPKLRVSWLYRPADVKLNKDIQVNTAPNEIFYSFHQDETSAVSLLHPCKVAFLRKGVELPAGISSFVCWRIYDIDNKCLWWLTDQDYINERQEEVNRLLYGTKLEMHAAVQSDGRSPKRLNGPSASQQLKTAPDGTQNCGLSKGKKRDRGEQGIDPANRDRDRLLKVDDSEPGNFKLDNMKSEIAMITEKGGLPNTEAVERLVHLMQLDRTEQKIDLAGRVILADVIAATESLDCLGRFVQSRGLPVLDSWLQEAHKGKSGDGSSPKEADKPIEELLLALLRALAKLPINLSALQSCSIGKSVNHLRGHKNLEIQKKAKCLVENWKKRVDAEMKSNDAKLLVSGQSVSWPGKAGFQEISNAGNKRGGSSEHSPKNAVPNVSSPKVLTDKPGGTDAVVKLNPVVSVSSKSQHVEPANVAANLKDQPSKSTGGTGGSDLPTVKEEKSSSSSQSLNNSQSCSSDHAKTIGSSWKEDARSSTAASGGASKTSGSSSQGHKRANNGLVSGHLKEASTGRSVSLDRSLLLDKSSQSGMASEKGADAHCDNGNSHRLIVRFPNPGCSPARSASGGSFEDLSATGDRASSPVVADKHEQTDRRVKMKTESSQPHLASGANVESWHSNDIKGAAGSEEGDKSPCAILDDDNSRTPEDAGKDACASQVACSSYMNEKGVCSSETRVGSSFSPMNALIEIKYSEASHSLQAGDDTAMNLLASVAGEISKSELVSPSSSPKNTFANKEVCERDIGKFILKCNVGPSQDPGPTDVKKVIEEKEVKNDACLVAKEEQHQTVPSPEPADSKAVGSSAKIEFHEEERTTKCSSLPASVDSQGEGRSTCTVRGKAEDGCTDKTGAAKSTLGGQRSLVVSNRNSRLILAGEFSLCAADKQVQGSLNSTNQKQLVGVSDHPGAIDRFDSVTGKLDLKVLEVKKVDALGYGSTVQKEDEKRERSSSSLADVNKLVVSAASPLGVANVIKEIKESKDSSGESSNHVKSEGIISRQSEHSAKHSSKKSSDSASGKETGKEDHVSSDEASSLATKAKSSGDDGHPHFDFDLNEAGDDGHQSEPTTLTVICSSAIHLPSLSPFTSPITSGLLPAPITVAAPAKGPFVPPENLLRAKPETKWKGSAATSAFRPAEPRKILEMPLTTRDIPVSDAAGKQSRPAFDIDLNVADDHALEEDVSQSSAQTTCSESGNTRSRDGSLRSTGIEFDLNRADEVAENGQFTPHTSHRVEVPLLPARPLPGVFSNTGMNSSRDFDLNNGPSLDEAGTEPAPRNLPAKNTGSIQFLPQVPGVRMNNAAMSNISPWFACANPCAPVAIQSFLPAREQPYPIEAATQRIIASTADGGQFGGGSCRTPVISASPTMVFHPPAYQYAGFPFTPSDHLQMPGFSIGSTSFANSAPAGVPYFPTISPSLVGPTGALPAQHSRQYAINLPEGSSSSGRDSNRKWKSQGLDLNSGPGSIDVEGKDERVPLPVKQNLITPPHAFVEEQGRIYQMPGVGTKRKEPDGSWDTERSTYKQSSWQ from the exons ATGCATGGGTGGCgcgaaggcggcggcggtgaggggTGCGGTAGGAGGCGGCGTCTCGTTCTGCACATGTGGCCAGCAGCTCGCGTAGAGGCAGAAGCTCCACCACCACTGGCACAAGGACCAGCCACTGTTCCTTCACGTTCGTCTGTTTCCTCTTCACCTCGGACAACCGCTTGCCCCCAAGCGGCACCTGCGTGGAAGCAGGAGCGCGTCGATTCTCCCCGCCCTCTGTCACCTGACTCCTTTACAAAG GACGGGCGTGAGGTCCGAGTTGGCGATTGCGCTATTTTTCGGGCTGTTGATGTTCCTCCATTCATTGGATTGATACGCTGGgttgagaaaaaagaagaaggctaTCCCAAATTACGCGTTAGTTGGCTTTATAGACCTGCCGACGTGAAGCTTAACAAGGACATACAAGTTAACACTGCACCCAACGAGATCTTCTACTCTTTTCACCAGGACGAGACATCTGCTGTTTCCCTGCTGCATCCTTGTAAAGTCGCCTTCTTACGTAAAGGTGTTGAGCTGCCAGCTGGAATTTCTTCATTTGTATGTTGGCGCATATATGATATTGACAACAAGTGTTTATGGTGGCTTACTGACCAGGACTATATTAAT GAACGTCAGGAAGAAGTAAACAGGCTTCTATACGGAACAAAGCTAGAAATGCATGCTGCAGTGCAGTCAGATGGGCGCTCACCAAAGCggttaaatggtccatcagcttcCCAGCAACTGAAGACTGCTCCAGATGGTACACAAAATTGTGGTTTATCtaaaggaaagaagagagataGAGGTGAGCAAGGAATTGATCCAGCTAATCGGGATCGAGATCGCCTACTTAAGGTAGACGATAGTGAGCCTGGAAACTTTAAGTTGGACAATATGAAGTCTGAAATAGCAATGATAACAGAAAAAGGTGGACTTCCAAACACAGAAGCAGTTGAAAGGCTAGTACATCTTATGCAACTTGATCGAACTGAGCAAAAGATAGACCTTGCTGGTCGGGTTATACTTGCTGATGTTATTGCTGCTACTGAAAGTCTTGATTGCCTTGGCAGATTTGTGCAATCAAGGGGGCTTCCAGTGTTGGATAGTTGGCTTCAAGAGGCTCACAAAGGGAAGTCTGGCGATGGGAGTAGTCCTAAAGAAGCTGATAAGCCTATCGAGGAACTTCTCTTGGCCCTGCTTCGTGCACTAGCTAAATTGCCTATTAATCTCAGTGCATTGCAAAGTTGTAGTATTGGGAAATCTGTCAATCATCTGCGTGGCCATAAAAATTTGGAGATTCAGAAGAAGGCTAAGTGTCTTGTTGAGAACTGGAAGAAGCGTGTTGATGCTGAAATGAAGTCAAATGATGCAAAACTTTTAGTATCAGGTCAATCTGTTTCCTGGCCAGGAAAAGCGGGGTTCCAAGAAATTTCTAATGCAGGAAACAAACGAGGCGGCTCAAGTGAGCACAGTCCAAAAAATGCAGTGCCCAATGTTTCTTCACCAAAAGTTTTGACTGATAAACCTGGGGGCACTGATGCTGTTGTGAAGTTGAATCCTGTGGTATCTGTCTCTTCAAAATCACAGCATGTGGAACCGGCAAATGTTGCCGCCAACTTGAAGGACCAACCCAGCAAATCAACTGGTGGGACTGGCGGTTCTGATCTGCCTACTGTGAAAGAGGAGAAAAGCAGCAGTTCAAGCCAATCACTGAACAACAGCCAGTCATGCTCTAGTGATCATGCAAAAACAATTGGATCTTCCTGGAAGGAGGATGCAAGAAGTTCAACTGCTGCTTCTGGTGGTGCTAGTAAAACTTCTGGAAGTTCTTCACAGGGCCATAAAAGGGCAAACAATGGGCTTGTTTCTGGGCACCTGAAGGAAGCTTCCACAGGAAGATCTGTCTCACTTGATCGCTCTTTGTTGCTGGATAAATCATCTCAATCCGGAATGGCCTCTGAGAAAGGAGCTGACGCACACTGTGATAACGGAAATAGTCATAGATTGATTGTTCGGTTTCCAAATCCTGGTTGTAGTCCTGCTAGAAGTGCAAGTGGAGGCTCTTTTGAGGACCTATCTGCTACTGGGGATAGAGCTTCATCTCCTGTGGTTGCAGATAAACACGAGCAGACTGATCGCAGAGTGAAAATGAAGACTGAAAGTTCTCAGCCTCATTTAGCTTCTGGTGCTAATGTCGAGTCCTGGCATAGCAATGACATTAAAGGAGCTGCAGGTTCCGAGGAAGGTGATAAATCACCATGTGCTATATTGGATGATGATAACAGCAGGACACCTGAAGATGCTGGTAAGGATGCATGCGCATCGCAAGTTGCATGTTCATCCTATATGAACGAAAAAGGCGTCTGCTCAAGTGAAACCAGGGTGGGAAGCTCATTTAGCCCAATGAATGCTCTGATTGAAATCAAATACTCTGAAGCTAGTCATTCCTTGCAAGCTGGAGATGATACAGCAATGAATCTTCTTGCTAGTGTGGCAGGAGAAATATCTAAATCTGAATTGGTTTCCCCATCTTCTTCACCCAAAAATACATTTGCCAATAAAGAGGTCTGTGAACGTGACATTGGGAAGTTTATATTAAAATGTAATGTGGGCCCATCACAGGATCCAGGGCCAACGGATGTTAAGAAAGTCATTGAGGAGAAGGAAGTGAAAAATGATGCTTGTTTGGTTGCAAAGGAGGAACAACACCAGACTGTGCCATCTCCTGAACCAGCAGATTCAAAAGCTGTTGGATCTTCAGCCAAGATTGAATTCCATGAAGAAGAGCGCACAACCAAATGTTCCTCTCTACCTGCTTCAGTTGATTCACAAG gtgaaGGTCGGAGTACATGTACTGTCCGTGGGAAAGCTGAAGATGGTTGTACAGACAAGACTGGTGCCGCCAAATCTACATTGGGCGGCCAGCGTAGTTTGGTTGTTTCAAATAGAAATTCAAGATTGATCCTTGCTGGGGAATTCTCATTATGTGCTGCTGATAAACAAGTCCAGGGTTCGTTAAACTCAACCAATCAGAAGCAGCTTGTGGGTGTATCGGACCACCCAGGAGCCATTGATAGATTTGACAGTGTGACTGGTAAATTAGATTTGAAGGTCTTAGAGGTGAAGAAAGTTGATGCTTTGGGGTATGGTAGCACAGTGCAGAAAGAGGATGAAAAGAGGGaacgctcttcttcctctttggcTGATGTTAACAAACTAGTTGTATCAGCAGCGTCCCCACTTGGTGTGGCAAATGTGATTAAGGAAATTAAAGAATCAAAAGACAGTTCGGGTGAATCAAGTAATCATGTTAAATCTGAAGGTATCATTTCTCGGCAAAGTGAGCATAGCGCAAAGCACAGTTCAAAGAAATCCAGCGACAGTGCGAGTGGAAAAGAGACCGGAAAAGAGGACCATGTCTCATCAGATGAGGCTTCTTCTCTAGCTACTAAGGCCAAGTCAAGTGGGGATGATGGGCATCCCCACTTCGACTTCGACTTGAATGAAGCTGGGGATGATGGGCATCAGTCTGAGCCAACTACCTTAACTGTTATATGTTCCTCTGCAATCCATTTACCTAGTCTTTCGCCATTCACTTCGCCTATTACAAGTGGCCTGCTGCCAGCTCCAATAACAGTAGCTGCTCCAGCTAAAGGACCCTTTGTTCCTCCTGAAAACCTCCTAAGAGCAAAGCCTGAGACCAAGTGGAAAGGTTCAGCAGCTACAAGTGCATTTCGTCCTGCTGAACCGAGGAAGATTTTGGAGATGCCCCTCACCACACGTGACATTCCAGTATCTGATGCTGCGGGGAAGCAGTCTCGCCCCGCGTTTGACATTGATTTAAATGTAGCAGATGACCATGCTCTCGAGGAAGATGTTTCACAGAGTTCTGCTCAGACAACTTGTTCTGAATCTGGAAATACAAGAAGTCGTGATGGCTCTTTACGAAGTACTGGCATTGAGTTTGATTTGAACAGAGCCGATGAAGTTGCAGAGAATGGCCAATTTACTCCGCATACTTCCCACAGAGTTGAAGTCCCGCTGTTACCGGCAAGACCATTACCTGGAGTTTTCTCTAATACTGGTATGAATAGCTCGAGGGACTTTGATCTCAATAACGGACCAAGCCTTGATGAAGCTGGCACAGAACCTGCACCAAGGAACCTACCAGCTAAAAATACAGGCAGTATACAATTCCTACCTCAAGTTCCTGGCGTTAGGATGAATAATGCTGCAATGAGTAATATATCACCATGGTTTGCCTGTGCCAACCCTTGTGCTCCTGTAGCTATACAATCATTTTTGCCTGCTAGAGAACAGCCTTACCCAATTGAGGCAGCCACCCAAAGGATTATTGCATCTACAGCTGATGGTGGCCAATTTGGAGGTGGTTCCTGCAGGACCCCAGTTATTTCAGCATCACCAACGATGGTGTTTCACCCACCTGCAtatcaatatgcaggattccctTTTACTCCCAGCGATCACCTTCAAATGCCGGGATTTTCAATTGGATCGACGTCATTTGCCAATTCTGCACCGGCAGGAGTTCCGTATTTTCCTACCATTTCTCCATCGCTTGTTGGGCCAACAGGTGCATTACCTGCCCAGCATTCAAGGCAGTATGCAATAAATCTTCCAGAAGGTAGCAGCAGCAGTGGACGTGACAGTAATCGTAAATGGAAAAGTCAGGGCCTTGATCTTAATTCTGGCCCTGGAAGTATAGATGTAGAAGGAAAGGATGAACGGGTACCTTTACCAGTTAAACAAAATTTGATCACACCCCCACATGCCTTTGTGGAGGAGCAAGGAAGGATTTACCAAATGCCAGGCGTAGGAACAAAGAGAAAGGAACCCGATGGCAGTTGGGACACAGAAAGATCTACATACAAGCAATCATCATGGCAGTGA
- the LOC133906950 gene encoding uncharacterized protein LOC133906950 isoform X4 gives MHAAVQSDGRSPKRLNGPSASQQLKTAPDGTQNCGLSKGKKRDRGEQGIDPANRDRDRLLKVDDSEPGNFKLDNMKSEIAMITEKGGLPNTEAVERLVHLMQLDRTEQKIDLAGRVILADVIAATESLDCLGRFVQSRGLPVLDSWLQEAHKGKSGDGSSPKEADKPIEELLLALLRALAKLPINLSALQSCSIGKSVNHLRGHKNLEIQKKAKCLVENWKKRVDAEMKSNDAKLLVSGQSVSWPGKAGFQEISNAGNKRGGSSEHSPKNAVPNVSSPKVLTDKPGGTDAVVKLNPVVSVSSKSQHVEPANVAANLKDQPSKSTGGTGGSDLPTVKEEKSSSSSQSLNNSQSCSSDHAKTIGSSWKEDARSSTAASGGASKTSGSSSQGHKRANNGLVSGHLKEASTGRSVSLDRSLLLDKSSQSGMASEKGADAHCDNGNSHRLIVRFPNPGCSPARSASGGSFEDLSATGDRASSPVVADKHEQTDRRVKMKTESSQPHLASGANVESWHSNDIKGAAGSEEGDKSPCAILDDDNSRTPEDAGKDACASQVACSSYMNEKGVCSSETRVGSSFSPMNALIEIKYSEASHSLQAGDDTAMNLLASVAGEISKSELVSPSSSPKNTFANKEVCERDIGKFILKCNVGPSQDPGPTDVKKVIEEKEVKNDACLVAKEEQHQTVPSPEPADSKAVGSSAKIEFHEEERTTKCSSLPASVDSQGDRDQNSNSCQSANTKVVMTSNMDSCAGEGRSTCTVRGKAEDGCTDKTGAAKSTLGGQRSLVVSNRNSRLILAGEFSLCAADKQVQGSLNSTNQKQLVGVSDHPGAIDRFDSVTGKLDLKVLEVKKVDALGYGSTVQKEDEKRERSSSSLADVNKLVVSAASPLGVANVIKEIKESKDSSGESSNHVKSEGIISRQSEHSAKHSSKKSSDSASGKETGKEDHVSSDEASSLATKAKSSGDDGHPHFDFDLNEAGDDGHQSEPTTLTVICSSAIHLPSLSPFTSPITSGLLPAPITVAAPAKGPFVPPENLLRAKPETKWKGSAATSAFRPAEPRKILEMPLTTRDIPVSDAAGKQSRPAFDIDLNVADDHALEEDVSQSSAQTTCSESGNTRSRDGSLRSTGIEFDLNRADEVAENGQFTPHTSHRVEVPLLPARPLPGVFSNTGMNSSRDFDLNNGPSLDEAGTEPAPRNLPAKNTGSIQFLPQVPGVRMNNAAMSNISPWFACANPCAPVAIQSFLPAREQPYPIEAATQRIIASTADGGQFGGGSCRTPVISASPTMVFHPPAYQYAGFPFTPSDHLQMPGFSIGSTSFANSAPAGVPYFPTISPSLVGPTGALPAQHSRQYAINLPEGSSSSGRDSNRKWKSQGLDLNSGPGSIDVEGKDERVPLPVKQNLITPPHAFVEEQGRIYQMPGVGTKRKEPDGSWDTERSTYKQSSWQ, from the coding sequence ATGCATGCTGCAGTGCAGTCAGATGGGCGCTCACCAAAGCggttaaatggtccatcagcttcCCAGCAACTGAAGACTGCTCCAGATGGTACACAAAATTGTGGTTTATCtaaaggaaagaagagagataGAGGTGAGCAAGGAATTGATCCAGCTAATCGGGATCGAGATCGCCTACTTAAGGTAGACGATAGTGAGCCTGGAAACTTTAAGTTGGACAATATGAAGTCTGAAATAGCAATGATAACAGAAAAAGGTGGACTTCCAAACACAGAAGCAGTTGAAAGGCTAGTACATCTTATGCAACTTGATCGAACTGAGCAAAAGATAGACCTTGCTGGTCGGGTTATACTTGCTGATGTTATTGCTGCTACTGAAAGTCTTGATTGCCTTGGCAGATTTGTGCAATCAAGGGGGCTTCCAGTGTTGGATAGTTGGCTTCAAGAGGCTCACAAAGGGAAGTCTGGCGATGGGAGTAGTCCTAAAGAAGCTGATAAGCCTATCGAGGAACTTCTCTTGGCCCTGCTTCGTGCACTAGCTAAATTGCCTATTAATCTCAGTGCATTGCAAAGTTGTAGTATTGGGAAATCTGTCAATCATCTGCGTGGCCATAAAAATTTGGAGATTCAGAAGAAGGCTAAGTGTCTTGTTGAGAACTGGAAGAAGCGTGTTGATGCTGAAATGAAGTCAAATGATGCAAAACTTTTAGTATCAGGTCAATCTGTTTCCTGGCCAGGAAAAGCGGGGTTCCAAGAAATTTCTAATGCAGGAAACAAACGAGGCGGCTCAAGTGAGCACAGTCCAAAAAATGCAGTGCCCAATGTTTCTTCACCAAAAGTTTTGACTGATAAACCTGGGGGCACTGATGCTGTTGTGAAGTTGAATCCTGTGGTATCTGTCTCTTCAAAATCACAGCATGTGGAACCGGCAAATGTTGCCGCCAACTTGAAGGACCAACCCAGCAAATCAACTGGTGGGACTGGCGGTTCTGATCTGCCTACTGTGAAAGAGGAGAAAAGCAGCAGTTCAAGCCAATCACTGAACAACAGCCAGTCATGCTCTAGTGATCATGCAAAAACAATTGGATCTTCCTGGAAGGAGGATGCAAGAAGTTCAACTGCTGCTTCTGGTGGTGCTAGTAAAACTTCTGGAAGTTCTTCACAGGGCCATAAAAGGGCAAACAATGGGCTTGTTTCTGGGCACCTGAAGGAAGCTTCCACAGGAAGATCTGTCTCACTTGATCGCTCTTTGTTGCTGGATAAATCATCTCAATCCGGAATGGCCTCTGAGAAAGGAGCTGACGCACACTGTGATAACGGAAATAGTCATAGATTGATTGTTCGGTTTCCAAATCCTGGTTGTAGTCCTGCTAGAAGTGCAAGTGGAGGCTCTTTTGAGGACCTATCTGCTACTGGGGATAGAGCTTCATCTCCTGTGGTTGCAGATAAACACGAGCAGACTGATCGCAGAGTGAAAATGAAGACTGAAAGTTCTCAGCCTCATTTAGCTTCTGGTGCTAATGTCGAGTCCTGGCATAGCAATGACATTAAAGGAGCTGCAGGTTCCGAGGAAGGTGATAAATCACCATGTGCTATATTGGATGATGATAACAGCAGGACACCTGAAGATGCTGGTAAGGATGCATGCGCATCGCAAGTTGCATGTTCATCCTATATGAACGAAAAAGGCGTCTGCTCAAGTGAAACCAGGGTGGGAAGCTCATTTAGCCCAATGAATGCTCTGATTGAAATCAAATACTCTGAAGCTAGTCATTCCTTGCAAGCTGGAGATGATACAGCAATGAATCTTCTTGCTAGTGTGGCAGGAGAAATATCTAAATCTGAATTGGTTTCCCCATCTTCTTCACCCAAAAATACATTTGCCAATAAAGAGGTCTGTGAACGTGACATTGGGAAGTTTATATTAAAATGTAATGTGGGCCCATCACAGGATCCAGGGCCAACGGATGTTAAGAAAGTCATTGAGGAGAAGGAAGTGAAAAATGATGCTTGTTTGGTTGCAAAGGAGGAACAACACCAGACTGTGCCATCTCCTGAACCAGCAGATTCAAAAGCTGTTGGATCTTCAGCCAAGATTGAATTCCATGAAGAAGAGCGCACAACCAAATGTTCCTCTCTACCTGCTTCAGTTGATTCACAAGGTGATCGTGATCAGAACTCCAATTCATGCCAGTCAGCTAATACTAAAGTTGTCATGACGTCTAATAtggattcatgtgcaggtgaaGGTCGGAGTACATGTACTGTCCGTGGGAAAGCTGAAGATGGTTGTACAGACAAGACTGGTGCCGCCAAATCTACATTGGGCGGCCAGCGTAGTTTGGTTGTTTCAAATAGAAATTCAAGATTGATCCTTGCTGGGGAATTCTCATTATGTGCTGCTGATAAACAAGTCCAGGGTTCGTTAAACTCAACCAATCAGAAGCAGCTTGTGGGTGTATCGGACCACCCAGGAGCCATTGATAGATTTGACAGTGTGACTGGTAAATTAGATTTGAAGGTCTTAGAGGTGAAGAAAGTTGATGCTTTGGGGTATGGTAGCACAGTGCAGAAAGAGGATGAAAAGAGGGaacgctcttcttcctctttggcTGATGTTAACAAACTAGTTGTATCAGCAGCGTCCCCACTTGGTGTGGCAAATGTGATTAAGGAAATTAAAGAATCAAAAGACAGTTCGGGTGAATCAAGTAATCATGTTAAATCTGAAGGTATCATTTCTCGGCAAAGTGAGCATAGCGCAAAGCACAGTTCAAAGAAATCCAGCGACAGTGCGAGTGGAAAAGAGACCGGAAAAGAGGACCATGTCTCATCAGATGAGGCTTCTTCTCTAGCTACTAAGGCCAAGTCAAGTGGGGATGATGGGCATCCCCACTTCGACTTCGACTTGAATGAAGCTGGGGATGATGGGCATCAGTCTGAGCCAACTACCTTAACTGTTATATGTTCCTCTGCAATCCATTTACCTAGTCTTTCGCCATTCACTTCGCCTATTACAAGTGGCCTGCTGCCAGCTCCAATAACAGTAGCTGCTCCAGCTAAAGGACCCTTTGTTCCTCCTGAAAACCTCCTAAGAGCAAAGCCTGAGACCAAGTGGAAAGGTTCAGCAGCTACAAGTGCATTTCGTCCTGCTGAACCGAGGAAGATTTTGGAGATGCCCCTCACCACACGTGACATTCCAGTATCTGATGCTGCGGGGAAGCAGTCTCGCCCCGCGTTTGACATTGATTTAAATGTAGCAGATGACCATGCTCTCGAGGAAGATGTTTCACAGAGTTCTGCTCAGACAACTTGTTCTGAATCTGGAAATACAAGAAGTCGTGATGGCTCTTTACGAAGTACTGGCATTGAGTTTGATTTGAACAGAGCCGATGAAGTTGCAGAGAATGGCCAATTTACTCCGCATACTTCCCACAGAGTTGAAGTCCCGCTGTTACCGGCAAGACCATTACCTGGAGTTTTCTCTAATACTGGTATGAATAGCTCGAGGGACTTTGATCTCAATAACGGACCAAGCCTTGATGAAGCTGGCACAGAACCTGCACCAAGGAACCTACCAGCTAAAAATACAGGCAGTATACAATTCCTACCTCAAGTTCCTGGCGTTAGGATGAATAATGCTGCAATGAGTAATATATCACCATGGTTTGCCTGTGCCAACCCTTGTGCTCCTGTAGCTATACAATCATTTTTGCCTGCTAGAGAACAGCCTTACCCAATTGAGGCAGCCACCCAAAGGATTATTGCATCTACAGCTGATGGTGGCCAATTTGGAGGTGGTTCCTGCAGGACCCCAGTTATTTCAGCATCACCAACGATGGTGTTTCACCCACCTGCAtatcaatatgcaggattccctTTTACTCCCAGCGATCACCTTCAAATGCCGGGATTTTCAATTGGATCGACGTCATTTGCCAATTCTGCACCGGCAGGAGTTCCGTATTTTCCTACCATTTCTCCATCGCTTGTTGGGCCAACAGGTGCATTACCTGCCCAGCATTCAAGGCAGTATGCAATAAATCTTCCAGAAGGTAGCAGCAGCAGTGGACGTGACAGTAATCGTAAATGGAAAAGTCAGGGCCTTGATCTTAATTCTGGCCCTGGAAGTATAGATGTAGAAGGAAAGGATGAACGGGTACCTTTACCAGTTAAACAAAATTTGATCACACCCCCACATGCCTTTGTGGAGGAGCAAGGAAGGATTTACCAAATGCCAGGCGTAGGAACAAAGAGAAAGGAACCCGATGGCAGTTGGGACACAGAAAGATCTACATACAAGCAATCATCATGGCAGTGA